A part of Pectobacterium cacticida genomic DNA contains:
- a CDS encoding SDR family NAD(P)-dependent oxidoreductase has protein sequence MESYGRLKGKTALVTGSARGIGKAIVERFAAEGAALIGIHDVDDSEAAQETANQVRQLGAQVVVIPADFSLNPKQSSRALWAQFRQVLDDTNSGLDILVNNAGISPLATVSETSDELYDRVMAINVTAPFFLIQAAGQRMRPGGSIINVSSARTRIAASNRAVYAASKGAINVLTLSLAPEFGARDITVNAIAPGVTETEMVKDMLSDADIRERAARYSVFSRIGQPDDIAAMAVFLASAEGRWVTGQVLDVSGGSCL, from the coding sequence ATGGAAAGCTACGGCAGATTAAAAGGTAAAACAGCGTTGGTAACAGGCAGTGCTCGTGGGATTGGAAAAGCGATAGTGGAACGGTTTGCCGCTGAAGGGGCCGCATTAATTGGTATCCATGATGTCGACGATTCTGAGGCTGCGCAAGAAACGGCTAACCAAGTACGCCAGCTTGGCGCGCAGGTCGTCGTCATACCTGCAGATTTTTCGCTCAACCCCAAGCAGAGTAGCCGAGCACTCTGGGCACAATTCAGGCAAGTATTAGACGATACCAATAGCGGTTTGGATATTCTGGTGAACAACGCAGGGATATCACCTTTGGCGACCGTTAGTGAGACGTCTGATGAACTGTATGACAGGGTTATGGCAATTAATGTCACGGCCCCCTTCTTTCTGATTCAAGCGGCAGGGCAAAGGATGCGACCGGGAGGAAGCATTATCAATGTTTCTTCTGCTCGCACCCGCATAGCCGCGTCTAATCGCGCGGTATATGCTGCTTCGAAAGGCGCGATTAATGTGTTGACCCTCTCTCTGGCACCGGAATTCGGCGCCCGAGACATCACTGTTAATGCTATTGCCCCTGGTGTTACAGAGACAGAAATGGTGAAGGATATGCTATCCGACGCTGATATCCGCGAACGGGCAGCACGATACTCCGTGTTTTCCCGCATCGGCCAGCCGGATGATATCGCTGCGATGGCAGTGTTTCTTGCCTCTGCGGAGGGGCGCTGGGTGACAGGACAGGTATTGGATGTTTCGGGAGGATCCTGTCTGTGA
- the fis gene encoding DNA-binding transcriptional regulator Fis: MFEQRVNSDVLTVSTVNSQAQVTQKPLRDSVKQALKNYFAQLNGQDVSDLYELVLAEVEQPLLDMVMQYTRGNQTRAALMMGINRGTLRKKLKKYGMN; the protein is encoded by the coding sequence ATGTTCGAACAACGCGTGAATTCTGACGTACTGACCGTTTCCACTGTAAACTCTCAGGCTCAGGTAACCCAAAAACCCCTGCGCGACTCGGTTAAACAGGCACTGAAGAACTATTTTGCTCAATTGAACGGTCAGGATGTAAGTGACCTGTATGAGCTGGTACTGGCTGAAGTTGAACAGCCACTGTTGGACATGGTGATGCAATATACACGCGGCAATCAAACCCGCGCGGCCCTGATGATGGGCATCAACCGTGGTACTTTGCGTAAGAAATTGAAAAAATACGGCATGAACTAA
- the dusB gene encoding tRNA dihydrouridine synthase DusB gives MHIGQFQLTNRLIAAPMAGISDRPFRALCHAMGAGMTVSEMLSSNPEVWRSDKSRLRRVHSDEPGIRAVQIAGCDPDEMAAAARINADYGAQIIDINMGCPAKKVNRKMAGSALLQYPDLVEQILSAVVKAVDVPVTLKIRTGWAPEHRNCVEIAKLAEDCGIQALTIHGRTRACLFNGSAEYDSIRAVKQAVSIPIIANGDITDPHKARAVLDYTGADALMIGRAAQGRPWIFREIQHYLDTGELLAPMPLAEVKRLLIEHIRELHDFYGPGKGFRIARKHVSWYLQEHAPNDQFRRTFNAIEDASEQLEALKAYFENLA, from the coding sequence ATGCACATTGGACAATTCCAGCTTACCAATCGTTTGATAGCAGCCCCGATGGCTGGTATTAGCGATCGCCCATTTAGAGCACTCTGTCATGCGATGGGCGCTGGAATGACCGTGTCTGAAATGCTTTCTTCCAATCCGGAAGTCTGGCGTTCAGACAAGTCGCGTTTGCGAAGGGTTCATAGTGATGAACCGGGTATCAGAGCCGTGCAGATTGCCGGTTGTGACCCTGATGAGATGGCGGCGGCAGCAAGAATCAATGCCGATTACGGCGCACAAATCATTGACATCAACATGGGCTGCCCAGCGAAGAAGGTTAACCGTAAGATGGCAGGATCTGCGTTATTGCAGTATCCGGATTTGGTCGAACAAATCCTCTCTGCGGTCGTGAAAGCGGTAGACGTACCGGTGACACTAAAGATCCGTACCGGTTGGGCACCAGAGCACCGCAACTGTGTAGAAATTGCCAAATTGGCTGAAGACTGTGGCATTCAAGCGTTAACTATTCACGGGCGCACGCGTGCGTGCTTGTTCAATGGTTCCGCCGAATACGACAGCATTCGGGCAGTTAAGCAGGCCGTTTCCATTCCTATTATTGCGAATGGCGACATTACAGACCCGCATAAAGCCAGAGCGGTTCTTGACTACACCGGGGCTGACGCCCTGATGATAGGACGAGCCGCTCAGGGAAGACCCTGGATCTTTCGGGAAATCCAGCATTATCTGGACACCGGGGAGTTGCTAGCGCCAATGCCACTGGCAGAGGTCAAGCGCTTGCTGATCGAGCATATACGGGAATTGCACGACTTTTATGGTCCAGGCAAGGGATTTCGTATCGCTCGTAAGCACGTATCCTGGTATTTGCAGGAGCATGCCCCAAACGACCAGTTTAGGCGCACATTCAACGCCATAGAGGATGCCAGCGAGCAGCTGGAGGCGTTGAAGGCATATTTTGAAAATCTTGCGTAA
- the prmA gene encoding 50S ribosomal protein L11 methyltransferase produces MPWIQLKINTSGNVAEQLGDAMIESGAVSVTFQDTHDTPVFEPLPGETRLWGDTDAIALYDAETDMDAVIAMLEQEPLLGVGFKHKIEQLEDKDWEREWMDNFHPMQFGKRLWICPSWREIPDPNAVNVMLDPGLAFGTGTHPTTALCLQWLDGLDLEGKTIIDFGCGSGILAIAALKLGAARAIGIDIDPQAIQASRDNAQRNGVSERLELYLPKDQPADLSADVVVANILAGPLRELAPLISDLPKASGYLGLSGVLATQADGVAEAYADKFTLDPVAEREEWCRITGVRKSI; encoded by the coding sequence ATGCCGTGGATTCAACTGAAAATAAACACCTCAGGAAATGTGGCTGAACAACTGGGTGACGCCATGATAGAAAGCGGTGCGGTATCCGTTACGTTTCAGGATACACACGACACCCCGGTGTTCGAACCGCTGCCGGGCGAAACCCGCCTGTGGGGCGATACCGACGCGATTGCGCTGTACGATGCCGAAACCGACATGGATGCGGTTATCGCCATGCTGGAGCAAGAGCCGCTGCTAGGCGTCGGTTTTAAACACAAAATCGAACAATTGGAAGACAAAGACTGGGAACGCGAATGGATGGATAACTTCCACCCGATGCAATTCGGCAAACGTCTGTGGATTTGCCCAAGCTGGCGTGAAATTCCTGACCCGAACGCCGTCAACGTGATGCTCGATCCTGGTCTGGCGTTTGGCACTGGCACTCACCCAACCACCGCGCTGTGCCTGCAATGGCTCGACGGGCTGGATCTGGAAGGGAAAACTATCATCGATTTCGGTTGCGGCTCCGGCATTCTGGCCATCGCAGCCTTGAAACTGGGTGCCGCGCGCGCCATCGGGATTGATATCGACCCGCAGGCGATTCAGGCCAGCCGCGACAACGCACAGCGTAACGGCGTTTCCGAGCGTCTTGAACTTTACCTGCCAAAAGACCAGCCTGCCGACCTGTCTGCCGATGTCGTCGTCGCCAACATCCTTGCTGGCCCACTGCGCGAGCTGGCACCGCTGATTAGTGATTTACCTAAAGCGAGTGGTTACCTCGGCCTATCCGGCGTACTGGCGACGCAGGCCGACGGCGTCGCAGAAGCGTACGCAGACAAGTTTACGCTCGATCCAGTGGCTGAACGCGAAGAGTGGTGTCGCATTACCGGAGTAAGAAAATCCATTTAG
- the panF gene encoding sodium/pantothenate symporter, which translates to MQIEILLPLIGYLLLVFGLSVYAYRRRQAGNFLNEYFLGGRSMGGFVLAMTLIGTYVSASSFIGGPGAAYKYGLGWVLLSMIQLPTMLLSLGILGKKFAILARRYNAITLNDMLYARYNSPLLVWFASISLLVAFIGAMAVQFIGGARLLETAANIPYDIGLLIFGVTIALYTTFGGFRASVLNDAMQGIVMLIGTVILLVGVIYAAGGLHSAVDKLQQIDPMLVSPQGSGGVLSMPFMASFWVLVCFGVIGLPNTAVRCISYRDSKALHRGIIIGTIVIGILMLGMHLAGALGRAVMPNLTIPDRVLPALMVTVLPPLAAGIFLAAPMAAIMSNINAHLLQASATIVKDLYLSVRPERIHNERHIKTLSSMTTLLLGLLVLLASLRPPDMIIWLNLLAFGGLEAVFLWPLVLGLYWERANAAGALSAMFSGAICYTLLASFNLQLAGYHPIVPSLLLSLMAFMIGNRFGHNPPAPAAASSSL; encoded by the coding sequence ATGCAAATTGAAATTTTATTACCGCTGATTGGCTATCTGCTGCTGGTCTTCGGGCTGTCGGTCTATGCGTACCGTCGCCGTCAGGCGGGCAATTTTCTTAACGAGTATTTCCTCGGCGGCCGTTCAATGGGCGGTTTTGTGCTGGCGATGACGCTGATCGGCACTTACGTCAGCGCCAGCTCCTTTATCGGCGGGCCGGGTGCCGCATATAAATACGGACTGGGATGGGTACTGCTGTCGATGATCCAGCTTCCCACCATGCTGCTGTCGTTGGGCATTCTGGGAAAAAAATTCGCCATTCTGGCGCGGCGCTACAACGCCATTACGCTCAATGACATGCTGTACGCCCGCTACAACAGCCCGCTATTGGTGTGGTTCGCCAGTATCAGCCTGCTGGTCGCGTTTATCGGCGCAATGGCCGTGCAGTTCATCGGTGGCGCGCGTCTGCTGGAAACCGCAGCGAATATCCCTTACGACATCGGCCTGCTGATTTTCGGCGTGACTATTGCGCTGTACACCACGTTTGGCGGCTTCCGCGCCAGCGTGCTCAATGATGCGATGCAGGGCATCGTGATGTTGATCGGCACCGTCATCCTGCTGGTCGGCGTTATCTATGCCGCTGGCGGTTTGCACAGCGCGGTGGATAAGCTACAACAGATCGACCCAATGCTGGTCTCTCCACAAGGTAGCGGCGGTGTACTGTCGATGCCGTTTATGGCCTCATTCTGGGTGCTGGTCTGCTTCGGCGTTATCGGCCTGCCGAACACCGCCGTCCGCTGTATCTCTTATCGTGATAGCAAAGCGCTACACCGCGGAATTATTATCGGTACCATCGTCATTGGCATTCTGATGCTCGGCATGCATCTGGCGGGGGCGCTGGGCCGCGCCGTGATGCCAAATCTGACGATTCCCGATCGGGTTTTACCCGCGCTGATGGTGACCGTGCTACCGCCGCTGGCCGCTGGGATCTTTCTCGCTGCGCCAATGGCCGCTATCATGTCCAACATTAATGCGCATTTGCTTCAGGCCTCCGCGACGATCGTTAAAGATCTCTATCTTAGTGTACGTCCAGAGCGGATCCATAATGAGCGTCATATCAAAACCCTGTCCAGTATGACCACATTGCTGCTGGGGCTGTTGGTGCTACTGGCTTCCTTACGGCCACCAGATATGATCATCTGGCTAAACCTGTTGGCGTTTGGCGGGCTGGAAGCCGTGTTCCTGTGGCCGCTGGTGCTGGGCCTGTACTGGGAGCGCGCCAATGCCGCAGGTGCGCTTAGCGCCATGTTTAGCGGGGCGATTTGCTATACCTTACTGGCCAGTTTCAATCTTCAACTGGCCGGATATCACCCGATTGTGCCATCGCTGTTACTCAGCCTGATGGCGTTTATGATTGGCAACCGCTTTGGTCATAACCCACCCGCGCCGGCTGCCGCTTCATCTTCACTTTAA
- a CDS encoding YhdT family protein, translating into MDTRFPQAHKEARWAFGLTLVYLVAWGLAAYLPDNTQGITGLPHWFEMACLLLPLVFTLLCWLMVRVIFRDISLESDDAN; encoded by the coding sequence ATGGATACACGCTTTCCTCAGGCGCACAAAGAAGCCCGCTGGGCTTTTGGCCTGACGCTAGTTTATTTAGTGGCTTGGGGGCTTGCCGCCTATTTGCCAGACAACACACAAGGGATAACCGGCCTTCCACACTGGTTTGAGATGGCCTGCCTGCTACTGCCGCTGGTGTTTACGCTACTGTGCTGGCTGATGGTGCGCGTCATTTTCCGCGATATCTCACTGGAGAGTGACGATGCAAATTGA
- a CDS encoding amidohydrolase family protein, with protein sequence MKTTVITNVVIFTVDSRDTVIRNGTVIVQNGLIAAVGSKEAIPLPTDADEIIDGRGQMALLPGLIDSHNHSSLMRGVAEDLRLTDWLPIYDLEHRACNEEDAYHAARLTYLECLKNGTTTILDMYRFMHRSAEAAGELGLRVHLAPYAADIKPYDFFESTKANEKLINTHHMSQNGRIRVWMGLENLYYCSADMYKAALQAQKEFGIGIHTHGCEQEEEELSIIRTFGRSTIDMLEQRGILGEKTLLAHCVWVNDDDIKKMAATGTNLAHCAISAAKLGCGVARIPKMLNEGVNVSIGSDGVIDNNSMDLFQEMKFASLIQKATQHDASIMGAKQMLRMATINGAKSLNMENEIGSIETGKHADMILVNFFKPNLQPVFWNEQEETNLLWNLVFSAKGENVDTVMVQGDILVRHGVITKASETDIMLTAQKQGEDWMRRREQCKPGAAA encoded by the coding sequence ATGAAAACTACTGTAATTACCAATGTTGTCATTTTTACGGTTGATAGCCGGGACACGGTTATCAGAAACGGGACGGTGATCGTTCAGAATGGCCTCATCGCCGCTGTCGGCAGTAAGGAGGCGATCCCTCTCCCCACCGATGCCGACGAAATCATCGACGGACGGGGACAAATGGCGTTACTACCGGGTCTGATTGATTCGCATAACCACTCCAGCCTGATGCGCGGTGTGGCAGAGGATTTACGTCTGACCGACTGGTTGCCTATTTACGATCTCGAACACCGGGCCTGTAACGAAGAGGACGCCTACCACGCCGCCAGGCTAACCTATCTGGAATGTTTGAAGAACGGGACCACCACCATTCTGGATATGTACCGTTTTATGCATCGTAGCGCCGAAGCCGCCGGTGAGCTTGGACTGCGGGTTCATTTGGCGCCTTATGCTGCAGACATTAAGCCATACGATTTCTTCGAGAGTACCAAAGCGAACGAAAAACTCATTAACACGCATCATATGAGCCAAAACGGTCGGATCCGCGTATGGATGGGTCTGGAAAACCTGTATTACTGTAGCGCAGACATGTACAAAGCCGCGCTCCAAGCCCAGAAAGAGTTCGGTATCGGCATTCATACGCACGGTTGCGAGCAGGAAGAAGAAGAACTCTCGATCATCCGCACCTTTGGTCGATCGACCATTGATATGCTGGAGCAGCGGGGAATTCTAGGTGAAAAGACGCTGCTGGCTCACTGTGTGTGGGTAAACGATGACGATATCAAGAAGATGGCCGCTACAGGCACCAACCTTGCGCATTGCGCCATTTCGGCCGCTAAATTGGGCTGTGGGGTCGCTCGCATTCCAAAAATGTTAAACGAAGGGGTTAATGTCTCGATCGGATCCGATGGTGTTATTGACAACAACAGCATGGATCTGTTTCAAGAAATGAAATTCGCCTCTCTAATACAAAAAGCGACGCAACACGACGCCTCGATTATGGGAGCGAAGCAAATGCTGCGCATGGCCACCATCAACGGCGCGAAATCACTGAATATGGAAAACGAAATTGGCTCGATTGAAACGGGCAAGCACGCCGATATGATTCTGGTAAATTTCTTCAAGCCAAACCTTCAGCCCGTTTTCTGGAACGAACAGGAAGAAACTAACCTGCTGTGGAATCTGGTATTTTCAGCCAAGGGCGAGAATGTCGACACGGTCATGGTTCAGGGCGATATTCTGGTACGCCACGGCGTCATTACCAAAGCGAGCGAAACGGATATCATGCTGACAGCACAGAAACAAGGGGAAGACTGGATGCGCCGACGGGAACAATGTAAACCGGGAGCGGCGGCATAA
- a CDS encoding purine-cytosine permease family protein translates to MAIEQHSINYIPESDRYGKPKDLFAVWFGANLNLTTIVTGAVLVMIGLNLFWSIAAILLGNAIGTIFVASHSVQGPRLGIPQMIQSRAQFGVLGAIIPMIFVMFVYLGFGVANTLLISQTLNNVLPLSSTWVIILFTFISIFIAIYGYRLIHFTQKWLSISAFIVLGVATIMAFSQPLPESAWDIRALDLTLFVSAVGIIATYVLAMAPYVADYSRYLPSGVSSAKVFWFTYGGLTTSGIWMMTIGATLAVIFPGFSDNAGGKMAEMFQGYSWLMYILIAYGLFAINVFNFYGAFMSVVTSIQPFNNLKVTPRIRTIIFGAILAINIVLSLLGGESNFMTLFINFIYFMSYFLIPWTAINLLDFFVLRKGEYHIEDIFDVHGRYGKYNKITLFAFLIAIIAEIPFINSTFYVGPVAKMLDGADMAWLVGIVAALVLYYFPMKNYQNAYVRQKA, encoded by the coding sequence ATGGCTATTGAACAACACAGTATTAACTATATCCCCGAATCAGATCGTTACGGGAAACCAAAGGATTTGTTCGCCGTCTGGTTCGGCGCGAACCTGAACCTGACGACCATCGTCACTGGGGCGGTACTGGTGATGATAGGGCTAAACCTCTTTTGGAGCATTGCGGCAATCCTCCTAGGCAATGCGATCGGCACTATTTTCGTCGCGTCGCATTCCGTCCAAGGGCCACGCCTGGGTATACCACAGATGATTCAGAGTCGTGCACAATTTGGCGTACTTGGTGCAATCATTCCTATGATTTTCGTCATGTTCGTTTACTTAGGTTTCGGCGTGGCAAATACATTGCTGATTAGCCAGACGCTAAATAATGTCCTGCCGCTCTCTTCTACCTGGGTCATTATTCTCTTTACCTTTATTTCCATCTTTATCGCTATTTATGGCTACCGACTGATTCACTTCACGCAAAAATGGCTGTCGATCAGCGCATTTATCGTGCTTGGTGTCGCTACAATAATGGCTTTCAGTCAGCCTCTACCGGAATCAGCCTGGGATATCAGGGCATTAGACCTTACATTGTTCGTTTCAGCCGTTGGCATTATCGCTACCTATGTGCTGGCCATGGCACCCTATGTTGCCGACTATTCCCGTTACCTCCCCTCAGGCGTCTCGTCCGCAAAAGTCTTTTGGTTTACCTATGGTGGCCTGACTACCTCCGGCATTTGGATGATGACGATTGGCGCGACGCTTGCCGTTATCTTTCCGGGTTTCTCCGATAATGCGGGCGGCAAAATGGCAGAGATGTTCCAAGGCTACAGTTGGCTTATGTATATCCTGATTGCCTATGGTTTGTTTGCCATCAATGTCTTTAATTTTTACGGTGCGTTTATGTCGGTCGTGACATCTATTCAACCGTTCAACAATCTGAAAGTCACTCCGCGCATAAGAACTATTATTTTTGGTGCAATTCTAGCGATCAATATTGTTCTAAGCCTCTTAGGCGGCGAGAGCAATTTTATGACGTTATTTATCAACTTTATTTATTTCATGAGTTATTTTCTGATCCCATGGACGGCAATTAATCTACTGGACTTCTTCGTTCTGCGTAAAGGTGAATATCATATTGAGGATATTTTTGATGTTCATGGCCGCTATGGGAAATATAATAAAATTACTCTTTTTGCCTTCCTGATAGCCATCATCGCTGAAATTCCGTTTATCAATTCGACTTTTTATGTCGGCCCGGTAGCAAAAATGTTAGATGGCGCGGATATGGCCTGGCTTGTCGGTATCGTGGCCGCACTGGTGCTGTATTACTTCCCGATGAAAAATTATCAAAACGCCTACGTTAGACAGAAAGCCTAA
- a CDS encoding TrmB family transcriptional regulator, translated as MLEKFGFSQYESQVYEAVLSAASPVEASAVAKLSGVPKAKVYEVISRLLDKGILLDSVIEKKKVYKAVSVEQVIKKLTLKFQADIEQLKQIKKKKIAPDDKVWNLATEESIYAYSLALIENAQKTINISTWKEIFLVYQPLLEEKERQGVQVEAHVVGEMESTLRNLSNFVPLESQTGLKKFQNIVVDGAEVIFAITEGVDWHAIATQSTQLVDVFRDFFYRDIILTFLEEKYRHILHNDDEYVKLINKLRY; from the coding sequence TTGCTAGAGAAATTTGGATTTTCACAATATGAGAGCCAAGTGTATGAAGCAGTGCTTTCCGCGGCGAGCCCTGTTGAAGCATCGGCTGTTGCTAAATTATCCGGAGTACCGAAAGCTAAAGTATATGAAGTGATCTCCCGCTTATTGGATAAAGGTATTTTGCTTGATTCGGTGATTGAGAAGAAAAAAGTTTATAAAGCGGTGTCCGTTGAGCAGGTCATAAAAAAACTGACGTTGAAATTTCAGGCTGATATTGAACAGTTAAAACAGATTAAAAAGAAAAAGATCGCCCCCGATGATAAGGTTTGGAATCTTGCGACGGAGGAATCTATTTACGCCTATAGCTTGGCATTAATTGAGAACGCGCAAAAGACTATCAATATCTCCACGTGGAAAGAGATTTTTCTTGTCTATCAACCGTTGCTGGAAGAAAAAGAACGGCAAGGTGTTCAAGTGGAAGCGCATGTAGTTGGCGAAATGGAATCGACTTTACGTAATCTCAGTAACTTTGTACCACTTGAAAGTCAGACTGGGCTGAAAAAGTTTCAGAATATCGTCGTCGACGGCGCAGAAGTGATATTTGCTATTACCGAAGGGGTGGATTGGCACGCTATTGCTACCCAGTCTACACAGTTGGTCGATGTATTTCGGGATTTCTTCTACCGGGATATTATCCTGACATTCCTGGAGGAGAAATATCGTCATATCCTACATAACGATGACGAGTACGTAAAATTAATCAATAAACTAAGATATTGA
- the accC gene encoding acetyl-CoA carboxylase biotin carboxylase subunit, translating to MLDKIVIANRGEIALRILRACKELGIKTVAVHSSADRDLKHVLLADETVCIGPAPSTKSYLNIPAIISAAEITGAVAIHPGYGFLSENADFAEQVERSGFTFIGPRAETIRLMGDKVSAINAMKKAGVPCVPGSDGPLDGDMEKNRAFAKRIGYPVIIKASGGGGGRGMRVVRSDKELEQSINMTRAEAKAAFNNDMVYMEKYLENPRHVEVQVLADGQGNAIYLAERDCSMQRRHQKVVEEAPAPGITDKLRRNIGERCAKACIDINYRGAGTFEFLYEDGEFYFIEMNTRIQVEHPVTEMITGVDLIKEQLRIAAGQPLSIKQKDIVVRGHAVECRINAEDPNSFLPSPGKITRFHAPGGFGVRWESHIYAGYTVPPYYDSMIGKLITYGETREIAISRMKNALAELIIDGIKTNIELQMKIMSDENFQKGGTNIHYLEKKLGLQ from the coding sequence ATGCTAGATAAAATCGTTATCGCTAACCGCGGAGAGATTGCGCTACGTATTTTGCGTGCCTGCAAAGAACTGGGCATCAAAACCGTCGCCGTTCACTCCAGTGCGGATCGCGATTTAAAACACGTATTGCTGGCGGACGAGACCGTGTGTATCGGTCCCGCGCCGTCAACCAAAAGCTACTTGAATATTCCAGCGATTATTTCCGCGGCGGAAATTACCGGGGCCGTAGCGATCCACCCTGGTTACGGTTTCCTGTCCGAAAACGCGGATTTTGCTGAGCAGGTTGAACGCTCCGGCTTCACGTTTATCGGGCCGCGCGCAGAAACTATTCGCCTGATGGGCGACAAGGTATCCGCCATCAATGCCATGAAGAAAGCGGGCGTACCTTGCGTACCGGGTTCTGATGGGCCATTAGACGGCGACATGGAAAAAAACCGCGCCTTTGCCAAGCGCATAGGCTACCCGGTTATCATCAAAGCCTCCGGCGGCGGCGGCGGTCGTGGGATGCGCGTCGTGCGCAGCGACAAAGAGCTGGAACAATCCATCAACATGACGCGAGCGGAGGCCAAAGCGGCCTTCAATAACGACATGGTTTACATGGAAAAATACCTGGAAAACCCACGCCACGTGGAAGTACAGGTGCTGGCTGACGGCCAGGGCAACGCCATCTATCTGGCCGAGCGTGACTGCTCCATGCAGCGCCGCCATCAAAAGGTCGTGGAAGAAGCGCCAGCACCAGGTATTACCGACAAACTACGTCGTAATATCGGCGAGCGCTGCGCTAAAGCCTGTATCGATATCAACTATCGTGGCGCGGGAACGTTCGAATTCCTGTACGAAGACGGTGAGTTCTACTTCATTGAAATGAACACGCGTATTCAGGTGGAACATCCGGTCACGGAGATGATCACCGGCGTGGATCTGATCAAAGAACAGTTACGCATCGCCGCCGGCCAACCACTGTCCATCAAGCAGAAAGATATCGTCGTTCGCGGCCATGCGGTGGAATGTCGAATCAATGCGGAAGATCCAAACTCATTTCTGCCGAGCCCCGGTAAAATCACCCGCTTTCACGCGCCGGGCGGCTTCGGTGTCCGTTGGGAATCGCATATTTACGCCGGTTATACCGTGCCACCGTATTACGATTCCATGATCGGTAAGCTAATCACCTACGGCGAAACCCGCGAAATCGCCATCTCTCGTATGAAGAACGCGCTGGCTGAACTGATTATCGATGGCATCAAAACCAATATCGAACTTCAGATGAAGATCATGAGCGATGAGAATTTCCAGAAAGGTGGCACCAACATCCACTATCTGGAAAAGAAACTTGGCTTGCAGTAA
- the accB gene encoding acetyl-CoA carboxylase biotin carboxyl carrier protein, which translates to MDIRKIKKLIELVEESGIAELEISEGEESVRISRAPAAVNYPMMQQAYASPMMQPQPALATAVAPAPVDAPAASTAAISGHIVRSPMVGTFYRTPSPDAKAFVEVGQHVNVGDTLCIVEAMKMMNQIEADKAGVVKAVLVENGQPVEFDEPLVVIE; encoded by the coding sequence ATGGATATTCGTAAAATCAAAAAACTGATCGAACTGGTTGAAGAGTCCGGCATCGCCGAACTGGAAATCTCTGAAGGTGAAGAGTCAGTACGTATCAGTCGTGCGCCCGCAGCGGTTAATTACCCAATGATGCAACAGGCCTACGCCTCGCCAATGATGCAGCCGCAGCCTGCTCTGGCTACCGCCGTCGCACCCGCACCAGTGGACGCGCCCGCTGCGTCGACTGCCGCCATTAGTGGCCACATTGTCCGCTCTCCAATGGTTGGAACCTTCTATCGCACTCCAAGCCCGGATGCCAAAGCGTTCGTGGAAGTGGGTCAGCACGTCAACGTGGGCGATACCCTGTGCATCGTCGAAGCCATGAAAATGATGAACCAGATCGAAGCCGACAAAGCGGGCGTGGTAAAAGCCGTCCTGGTTGAAAACGGCCAACCGGTTGAATTTGACGAGCCATTGGTTGTCATCGAATAA
- the aroQ gene encoding type II 3-dehydroquinate dehydratase, with protein sequence MAEKFHILLLNGPNLNLLGTREPDKYGKTTLADIVSELEIQARALNVKFSHLQSNAEHVLIDALHQARGNTDFVLINPAAFTHTSVALRDALLAVSIPFIEIHLSNVHAREPFRHHSYLSDIAEGVICGLGAEGYQYALQAAVKRLSTSN encoded by the coding sequence ATGGCAGAAAAATTTCACATTTTGCTCTTGAACGGCCCAAACCTAAATCTGCTAGGAACCCGGGAGCCCGACAAATACGGTAAGACGACGTTAGCAGACATTGTTAGCGAGCTGGAAATACAGGCTCGCGCACTGAATGTAAAATTTTCCCATCTGCAATCCAATGCGGAGCATGTTCTGATCGATGCCCTTCATCAGGCCAGAGGAAATACCGACTTCGTTCTGATTAACCCGGCGGCGTTTACGCACACCAGCGTAGCGTTGCGCGATGCTCTGCTGGCGGTCTCGATTCCGTTTATCGAAATTCACCTGTCCAACGTGCATGCACGGGAGCCTTTTCGCCATCATTCCTATCTCTCAGATATTGCTGAGGGAGTGATATGTGGTTTGGGGGCAGAAGGATATCAGTATGCTTTACAGGCAGCGGTAAAACGCCTGTCAACTTCCAATTAA